Genomic segment of Alphaproteobacteria bacterium:
ACATTTATCCACAAGATATTGTGGGTAACTCTAAATCTTGGAGCCTGAAACAAAAAAATAACAAAATCTGGTAACGGCATCCTTGAAGTTATTGCACAAATTTGTCAGGCTACCTCCCATGGTACGTCGTGGTCGCAATCTCTACAAAACCTAGCTGTTGGTTGGACGCTTAGCTCCGCTATGGCGTATTTCGCGGCCGTCGGCCACCTGTTGGAGAGGAGGGGCTAAATGTCAGCACGCCTAGCAGAGTCGCACAGCTCCCTGCCCAACCCGCTTGATCTTGTTGAGGAAATCGTCAGTGCGCACGACTGGCCGTTCGATCGTTGCAGCACAGATGAGATCGTCGTCGATATCGCGGGCCAATGGTGCGATTACCACTTGCACTTCGCCTGGCTCGAGGATTTGAGCGCCATGCATTTCTCCTGCGCTCTCGACATGAAAATCCCGAAAGGGAAGCGCGGCGGTGTCCACGAGCTCCTGGCACTCGTGAACGAGAAACTTTGGCTGGGCCATTTCGACGTGTCCGACGACGATGGTTTGCCGATTTTCCGGCAAACTTCGCTCCTGCGTGGCGCGCACGGTCCCACCGTCGAGCAGCTCGAAGATCTCGTGGACATCGCGATCACCGAGTGCGAGCGTTTCTATCCGGCTTTCCAGTTCGTGGTCTGGGGCGGAAAGACACCGCGCGAGGCAATCGACGCGGCGTTGCTCGACTGCGTGGGCGAGGCGTAGCTCGCCAAGAATGCTGCCGAGCAAGGTCGCGCTTTCACTCAGGCAGCACCTGGCACCACGAAGCGAAGCCCGAAAGGCGCACCTCGCCAAGCCTCGTTACTCCGCGCTATAAGGTTGCGCCATGAACGCGCGCATACTTCTCGTCGGTGGCGGCAAGATGGGCGGAGCCATGCTGGCAGGCTGGCTTTCACGGGGACTTCCCCGCGAGAACGTGTTGGTGGTCGAACCCAGCACTCCGGCGGAGGCGCTTCGCAAGACCCACGGCGTCGACGTACATGCGGCGCCGGAGACTGTCGAAAAATCGTTCAAGCCGAGCGTCGTCGTCTTCGCGGTCAAGCCACAGTTCATGGACGATGCGGCACCCCATTACGCGCGCTATGGCGGCCCTGGTGTCGTTTTCCTTTCGATCGCCGCGGGGAAGACGATTGCCTACTTTCGCGCGAAGCTCGGCTCGGACGCCGCGATCGTGCGCGCGATGCCGAACACGCCTGCCGCCGTCGGACGCGGCATGAGCGTGTGTTGCGCCGGACCGGGGGTGCAGCCCGCACAAAGGGGGCAATGCACCGAACTTCTCCAAGCCGTCGGTGACGTCGCCTGGGTCGATGAGGAGGATCTTATCGATGCGGTGACCGCAGTGTCAGGCGGTGGGCCTGCCTACGTCTTCCTGCTCGTCGAGTGTTTGACCGAAGCCGGAGTGAAGGCGGGGCTTCCGGCCGAACTCTCCGCCCGCATTGCGCGTGCCACTATCGCAGGCAGCGGGGAACTCCTCCACCGCTCAACGGAGGCGCCGAGCGTACTGCGCCAAAACGTGACAAGCCCGGGCGGGACGACGCTCGAAGCCCTCAAAATCCTCATGGCGCCAGAGGGGCTGCAGCCGCTGTTCGACAAGGCGATTGCGGCGGCGACGCGCCGCGCACGCGAGCTTGCTGGCTAGTTCGGCGAATCCGAAATGCGCCCTAAGAGGGCAAGCGTTTGATTTGCAAATCGGGGGTGATCCGACGATGACGAAACCGCTCAGCCCAAGTGCTGCGAGGGTTCAAGAAGCGCTTCGTACGCTCGGGTATACGAACCAAGTGATCGAGCGCGAAGAGACTACGCGAAGTTCGGCTGAGGCGGCGGCAGCCGTTGGCTGTACGATCGGACAGATTGCGAAATCGGTGATCTTCCGCGCCAAGGGCTCCGGCCGCCCGATCCTTGTCGTGGCAAGCGGACCCAATCGTGTCAATGAGAAGGCCATCGAGGCTGTAATCGGCGAGAAGCTCGGCAAGGCGGATGCCGACTTCGTGCGCGAACGGACCGGCTTCGCGATTGGCGGCGTAGGACCAGTCGGCCACGCACAAATGCTTGAAATCTTCATCGACGAGGACTTGCTGCAGTTCGCGGAAATCTGGGCAGCGGCGGGAACGCCCAACGCGGTCTTCAAGCTGACTCCGGACGAACTCAAGCGTATGACCGGCGGCAGCGTGATCAACATCAAATGACGCTGTAAGGACGCGGGTTCCGCCTAAACTTGGTAGCGCCCCTCGTGTGGCGAATCCGAAATTAATGACATTAGGGGGCGGGACCGGGAGCGAATTTCGGATTCAAAACCACACGTGAGATATATTGTGTCGAGTGTGGTATTGGGATTTGAAGTTCCTAAACGCGGATGCCACCAAAATGCTAGGAACTTTAGATCCACCACACGAGGGGCGGATCGCATCGACATTCGAGAGGTGACGTAATGGCAAAAGGAACAAGATCCGCAAGACGATCGAGAGCCGGCGCCAAAGCGGGGAAGACCGCAAGAACCGCGCGTTCGCGACGCCCGGACGATCCGGCGGACCGAGTTGTCGAGCGCACTTTGGCGCTTGCCGCCGAGCGAAGCTGGCGGCGCATTACGATGAACGACATCGCAGAGGCGTCGAATCTATCGCTCGCAGAGCTTCTTGGTTTATACCGCTCAAAGGAAGCGATCCTTTCGGCCTTCGTGCGCCGGATAGATCGTAAAGTGCTCGAGGGCGGCGCTTCCGACGGCGAGAGCCCGCGCGACCGAATGTTCGACATCCTCATGCGCCGCTTCGAGGCGCTCAATCCCCACAAGAAGTCGATCGAGGCGATCGTTCGGGACCGCAGCGCCGACCCGATTGGTGTGCTTTGTGGAGGACTGCGGTTAAAGCGCTCCATGGCGTGGATGCTCGAAGCGGCGGGTATCCAAAGTAGCGGTCTTCTCGGTCGCGCGCGCGCGAAAGCGTTGGCACTTGTCTATCTCGCCGCCATGCGGGTCTGGTTCGGCGACGACAGCGAGGATTTGAGCCGCACGATGGCAGCCCTCGACAAGCGCCTGCGCCGGGCCGAGAGCCTTGCCAATTTCTGTGCATCGATTGGGTCATGCAGGTTCGGCCGCCAGGAGGCACAAGAGACCCGCGCCGCATAAAGGGGGCAACTTTGTGCGCCCTCGCATGGAGAACCGAGGTTAAGCGTTCACGACCCAAGCACACGCCCTGCGACAGCCGAAAGTTTCCTTACCAGTGCCGGGTCGCGCGCCTCGGGCGCCGTGATAATGGCGTTCTCGAGTGCGGTGTGACAGCCGCTTGAGCAGCTCGATTGCCGCGCGCCGAGGCCAGGAGACACCGCGCGCACGAGTTCTCGCGCCTTTCCGGCGTTTGCGTGCAGCACTTTCACAATGGTCTCAACGGAAGCGTCTTCGTGATGAGGGTGCCAGCAATCGAAGTCGGTCACCATGGCGACGGTCGCGTAGCAAACCTCCGCTTCGCGGGCGAGCTTCGCCTCCGGCATGTTCGTCATGCCGATGACGTCGCAGCCCCAGCTCCGGTATAGCTGCGACTCGGCTCGGCTCGAGAATTGCGGACCTTCCATGACGAGATAGGTGCCCCCTCGGCTGACTGGGATCCCCAGTGAGCGCGCGGTTCGCTCGAGTTGATCGCCAAGCCGCTTGCAAACGGGGTCCGCTATCGAGACATGAGCAACGAGGCCGGTGCCAAAAAAGCTCTTGTTGCGCGCAAAGGTGAGATCGATGAATTGATCGACGATCACGAAGGTGCCGGGTGGCAGCTCCTCCTTGAGCGAGCCCACAGCACTCACCGAAACGATTTCCGTGCAACCTGCGCGCTTCATCGCGTCGATGTTGGCGCGAAAGTTGAGCTCACTCGGCGGAATGCGGTGGCCGCGGCCATGGCGTGGAAGGAAAACGAGGCGAGCCCCGCCGAGCTCACCGAGCAGCAGCTCGTCGGAGGGCTTTCCAAACGGCGAGTCGCCTGCGACCCAGCGCTTGTTCGTGAGCCCGTCGATGTCATAGAGCCCGCTGCCGCCGATGATGCCGATCGTGGGCGGCATTCCCGGTGTCGTCGATCGTGCCGCCATGGCTTCCCTCGCGCTTTTCAAATTCGATGTCCGCTTCGCCCTGTCGTGGTGGATTTGAAGTTCCTAGCATTTTGGTGGCATCCGCGTTCAGGAACTTCAAATCCGAATACCACACGAGGCAATGTTATCGGCGATCGCGCGCCATAAAGAAAGGGCCGCCCGGTTTCGGTCGCGGCCCTTTCCCATCCCGCCCGGATGTAATCGTCAATGCACGTCTGACCACACCTTGCGTTTTACGGCATAGAGCAGGCCAGTCAAAATCACGAGGAAGATGATAACCTTCACGCCAATGCGATGGCGCGACTCAAGTTCCGGATTGGCGGCCCAGGTCAGGAAGGTCACCACATCGTGCGCCATTTGCGGCACTGTCGCTTGGGTCTTGTCCGCGTAGGTGACCGCGCCGTCGCTGAGCGGGGGCGGCATCGCAATCTGATGGCCGGCGAAGGTCTCGTTGTAATACATGCCTTGATTGACGGTAAATCCCGCCGGTGCATCCTTGAAGCCCGTCAGGATGCCGTAGACGTAGTCCGGCCCGCCCGGCCGCGCCTCGACGATAAGAGAGAGATCCGGCGGCAAGGCGCCGTTGTTGGATGCGCGGGCCGCTTGCTCGTTCGGGAATGGCGAAACGAACCGATCGCTCGGTCGGCCGGGGCGCTGGAACATGTCGCCTTGGTCGTTCGGGCCGTCGGTCACCTGGACGCTTGCCGCGATCGCCTTGACTTCGTCCGTGGAAAGGCCGATTCCGCCATCGATGGCACCTCCGCCTCCGAGGTCGCGATAGGATAGGAGGCGCAGGGAATGGCAGGCCGAGCACACATCCTTGTAGACCTGGAAGCCGCGCTGGAGCGATGGCCGATCGAACGTGCCGAATACGCCGTAGAAAGACCAATCCTGCTTTGAAAAGTGCGGCTCGTCCTGCGCCCGCGCCGAGACGGTCAAGCCGAGGCTGATCGCTGCGGCGACTGCGAACACAGCCTTCTTGAACATGGTCTTGCGCATCATGCCTTCTCCATTGTGCGGGCGGAGGCAGCTGCGGCGGCCCCGAGCACGGGCGTGCCGATGCTCGTCGGAAGCGGCTTCGGCCGCTCAAAGAGCGCTATAAGCGGCACGATTACGAGCCAGTGCAGGAAGTAATAGGCTGTGGCGATCCTGCCGACATACAGGATCGGGCCCTCAGGAGGATTGGCGCCGACGTAACCGAGCACCAGCACGTCGATCAACAAGAGCCAATAGACCTTCTTGTAAACCGGCCGGAACCGCGCGCTCCGCACCCGGGAGAAGTCGAGCCAAGGCAACGCAAACAGGACGAAGATCGACGAAAACATCGCGATCACGCCCAGAAGTTTGTCGGGAATTGAGCGCAGAATTGCGTAGTAGGGCAGGAAGTACCACTCCGGCACGATGTGCTGCGGCGTCGACAAGGGGTTGGCTGGGATAAAATTGTCCGGCTCACCGAAGAAATTCGGCACGAAGAACACGACGCCGAGATAAACGATGAGGAACACACCCAGCCCGAAAAGGTCCTTCACTGTGTAGTAGGGATGGAACGGAATCGTGTCCTGCGGACCTTTCGTGTCGATACCGAGGGGATTGTTCGACTTCGAGGTATGAAGCGCCCAGAGATGGAGGAAGACGACCGCGACGATCACAAACGGCAAGAGGTAATGGAGTGAAAAGAAGCGGTTGAGGGTCGGATTGTCGACCGCGAAGCCGCCCCAGAGCCATGTAACGATGTGCTTGCCGGCAAGCGGTATGGCGGAAAAGAGATTCGTGATCACGGTGGCACCCCAGAAGCTCATCTGGCCCCAGGGAAGCACGTACCCCATGAACGCCGTCGCCATCATCAAGATCAGGATGACGAGGCCAAGCCACCACAGCAGCTCCCGCGGAGTCTTGTAAGAGCCGTAGTAGAGGCCGCGAAAGATGTGGATGTAAACCGCAATGAAGAAGAACGAGGCGCCGTTCATGTGGACATAGCGCAGCAGCCAGCCGTAGTTCACGTCGCGCATGATGCGTTCGACGCTGTCGAAGGCAAGTTCGCTGTTCGGCGTGTATTGCATCGCGAGAACGACGCCCGTCGCGATCATGAGGACGAGCATGAATCCCGAGAGCGAGCCGAAGTTCCACCAATAGCTGAGATTCTTCGGAGTCGGATATTCGATCGCGCTGTGCCGCATCACCGTGAAGATCGGCATGCGCTCGTCAATCCACTTTACGGCCGGATTTTTCCAGGCGGGTTCGCTCATGATGGCACTCCCTAGCCGATCC
This window contains:
- a CDS encoding YbjN domain-containing protein → MSARLAESHSSLPNPLDLVEEIVSAHDWPFDRCSTDEIVVDIAGQWCDYHLHFAWLEDLSAMHFSCALDMKIPKGKRGGVHELLALVNEKLWLGHFDVSDDDGLPIFRQTSLLRGAHGPTVEQLEDLVDIAITECERFYPAFQFVVWGGKTPREAIDAALLDCVGEA
- the proC gene encoding pyrroline-5-carboxylate reductase, producing the protein MNARILLVGGGKMGGAMLAGWLSRGLPRENVLVVEPSTPAEALRKTHGVDVHAAPETVEKSFKPSVVVFAVKPQFMDDAAPHYARYGGPGVVFLSIAAGKTIAYFRAKLGSDAAIVRAMPNTPAAVGRGMSVCCAGPGVQPAQRGQCTELLQAVGDVAWVDEEDLIDAVTAVSGGGPAYVFLLVECLTEAGVKAGLPAELSARIARATIAGSGELLHRSTEAPSVLRQNVTSPGGTTLEALKILMAPEGLQPLFDKAIAAATRRARELAG
- a CDS encoding YbaK/EbsC family protein — translated: MTKPLSPSAARVQEALRTLGYTNQVIEREETTRSSAEAAAAVGCTIGQIAKSVIFRAKGSGRPILVVASGPNRVNEKAIEAVIGEKLGKADADFVRERTGFAIGGVGPVGHAQMLEIFIDEDLLQFAEIWAAAGTPNAVFKLTPDELKRMTGGSVINIK
- a CDS encoding S-methyl-5'-thioadenosine phosphorylase, translating into MAARSTTPGMPPTIGIIGGSGLYDIDGLTNKRWVAGDSPFGKPSDELLLGELGGARLVFLPRHGRGHRIPPSELNFRANIDAMKRAGCTEIVSVSAVGSLKEELPPGTFVIVDQFIDLTFARNKSFFGTGLVAHVSIADPVCKRLGDQLERTARSLGIPVSRGGTYLVMEGPQFSSRAESQLYRSWGCDVIGMTNMPEAKLAREAEVCYATVAMVTDFDCWHPHHEDASVETIVKVLHANAGKARELVRAVSPGLGARQSSCSSGCHTALENAIITAPEARDPALVRKLSAVAGRVLGS
- a CDS encoding cytochrome c1, translating into MMRKTMFKKAVFAVAAAISLGLTVSARAQDEPHFSKQDWSFYGVFGTFDRPSLQRGFQVYKDVCSACHSLRLLSYRDLGGGGAIDGGIGLSTDEVKAIAASVQVTDGPNDQGDMFQRPGRPSDRFVSPFPNEQAARASNNGALPPDLSLIVEARPGGPDYVYGILTGFKDAPAGFTVNQGMYYNETFAGHQIAMPPPLSDGAVTYADKTQATVPQMAHDVVTFLTWAANPELESRHRIGVKVIIFLVILTGLLYAVKRKVWSDVH
- a CDS encoding cytochrome b/b6, which translates into the protein MMSEPAWKNPAVKWIDERMPIFTVMRHSAIEYPTPKNLSYWWNFGSLSGFMLVLMIATGVVLAMQYTPNSELAFDSVERIMRDVNYGWLLRYVHMNGASFFFIAVYIHIFRGLYYGSYKTPRELLWWLGLVILILMMATAFMGYVLPWGQMSFWGATVITNLFSAIPLAGKHIVTWLWGGFAVDNPTLNRFFSLHYLLPFVIVAVVFLHLWALHTSKSNNPLGIDTKGPQDTIPFHPYYTVKDLFGLGVFLIVYLGVVFFVPNFFGEPDNFIPANPLSTPQHIVPEWYFLPYYAILRSIPDKLLGVIAMFSSIFVLFALPWLDFSRVRSARFRPVYKKVYWLLLIDVLVLGYVGANPPEGPILYVGRIATAYYFLHWLVIVPLIALFERPKPLPTSIGTPVLGAAAAASARTMEKA